Genomic window (Acidimicrobiia bacterium):
CGGACACGCGCAGCACGCGCGCGATCTCGGCGAGCGCGCGGGGCGCGTCGAACCAGTGGAAGGCCTGCGCGACGACGACCCCGTCGACCGACGCGTCCGCGAGCGGGATCGCTTCGGCGGTGCCGGCTTGCATCGGCACTCCGGGCACCGCGAGCGCGAACTGCCGCCGCATCGCCTCCGAAGGCTCGACGGCGACGAGGTCGGCGCCCCGCTCGGCGAGCAACCGCGTGAGCTTGCCGGTCCCCGCCGCGAGATCGAGGACTCGGGTGCCGGCGGCGATGCCGAGCTCGGTGCAGAGCCGGTCGACCGCCGCGGTCGGATAGCTGGGCCGGCTGCGCTCGTACGCGTCGGCGGCGCGTCCGAATCCCGCGGCGGCGACCGGATTGACGTCCACGAGCTACGGAGTCCCCGTGAGATCGACGGGAATCCCCGCGGTCGGCGGTGCCGGCCGGTAGTCGAGACCCGCGACGGCCGCGAGGCCGTCGACGATCGTGGCGGCATAGCGGTGCGCGCCCGCGGAGTAGGTGCACACATGACCGACGATCGGACAGCCCACCGTGCGCGGGTCGTCGAAGTGGATGCGCGACGCGTCGCGAGTGACGATGCGACCGTCCTGGCAACCGAGGGCCGCGCGCTCGCCGGTGACGCACGGCATCGAGGTCACGTACGCGGGGCCGCCGAGCGCGGTCGCGGTCTTCACGAGCCGCACGCCCGGGTGCTCCAGCGCGAGGCGCGCGTACTGCGCGACGAGCCGGGCCCGCGGCGGCGTGTCGAGGTCCGCGGGGAACACGGGCGGGGCGACGAGCTCGACCGGCACGTGCCGCGCGGCGGCGAACGCCACCAGCGCCCCGAGGTCCTTCTTGTACTTCTCGTAGTACGCGTCGCCCGAGAGCGGTCGACCATCGCGCTGCATGCACGGCGTGAGGTTGTTGCCCGAGAACGCGAGCACCAGCACGCCCGGGCGCGTCGCGATCGACTGCCGGACGAGCGGCGCGAGGTCGCA
Coding sequences:
- a CDS encoding methyltransferase domain-containing protein, yielding MDVNPVAAAGFGRAADAYERSRPSYPTAAVDRLCTELGIAAGTRVLDLAAGTGKLTRLLAERGADLVAVEPSEAMRRQFALAVPGVPMQAGTAEAIPLADASVDGVVVAQAFHWFDAPRALAEIARVLRVSGGLGLVWNERDESVEWVAELSHVMRWDVQMPYRVGTDFREVLDGSGRFTSAQRERFRFSQNLDRDGLCERVSTTSFIASMEPAEREHILDGVRALVADFPDRFELPYVTEVFWCHEAGKNPST